One Brassica napus cultivar Da-Ae chromosome A1, Da-Ae, whole genome shotgun sequence genomic region harbors:
- the LOC125606844 gene encoding zinc finger BED domain-containing protein RICESLEEPER 2-like yields the protein MDSTSTLGRESSNKDDEGETQTPTSVGKRKETPPTSGASSQPIKVKRLLPTRSDVWEHYTRTPEDRDRCICNHCQNSFSCLTSSRTSNLKKHLEVCKNHHAWLAGQKNKQPVIDDEGKLKKAKVTEAQFREATNQMLVIGQFPLSFVESAAWKHFVEKTTLFTPLSRRTARKDIVKMYVARKEALKKWFISSQQRVSLTTDIWVSQTTGASYMVVTVHFIDSSWRLKKLIIGFKHIMDHKGQTISTVLLDCLSEWGIDKVFCVTVDNATANSSALRKFQTTYAMVSDEAFVLDGEFLHMRCSAHIINLIVRDGMAEIDQNVVAIRNAISYVRSHTNRLRSFELKVDAGKITRGSLPLDVKTRWNSTYLMLTTAQKFKVAFNRMETEDKLYNDHFYELDNGVKRTGPPQPRDWNAVDKLCRFLMIFYNSTLVVSASTSLNSHKCYGEIVTIATNLRSLSTSHDPDLKSKATEMLKKFDKYWDGVKNINKMLIVATVFDPNNKLELAKMCFEELYGLNSIEYNDMLESLITLLRSLYKEYSARHGGGLHPNDQASQSSEQVQNQSRNQSIERM from the exons aTGGACTCAACATCAACTCTTGGCCGAGAAAGCAGTAACAAAGATGATGAAGGAGAAACTCAAACACCGACTAGTGTGGGCAAGAGGAAAGAAACTCCGCCAACCAGTGGAGCATCATCTCAACCGATCAAAGTGAAGCGTCTCCTCCCGACAAGATCAGATGTTTGGGAACATTACACAAGAACTCCAGAAGATCGAGATAGGTGTATATGCAATCACTGCCAGAACTCATTCTCGTGTCTCACCTCCTCAAGAACATCAAATCTGAAGAAACATCTTGAAGTATGCAAGAACCATCATGCTTGGTTAGCTGGACAGAAAAATAAGCAGCCCGTTATTGATGATGAGGGGAAACTTAAGAAGGCAAAGGTGACTGAAGCTCAGTTTAGAGAAGCTACCAATCAAATGCTGGTAATAGGGCAATTTCCTTTATCATTTGTTGAGAGTGCAGCATGGAAACATTTCGTAGAGAAG ACAACCTTGTTCACTCCTCTTTCAAGAAGAACCGCACGTAAAGACATTGTGAAGATGTATGTGGCAAGGAAAGAAGCACTCAAGAAATGGTTCATATCTAGCCAGCAACGAGTATCTCTGACTACAGATATTTGGGTTTCCCAAACAACAG gtGCGAGTTATATGGTTGTGACAGTGCACTTCATTGATTCTTCTTGGCGTTTGAAGAAGCTGATCATAGGATTCAAACATATCATGGATCACAAAGGTCAGACTATATCAACTGTTCTTCTCGACTGTTTGTCTGAATGGGGAATAGATAAGGTTTTCTGCGTAACAGTAGATAACGCTACTGCCAATAGTTCTGCTTTGAGGAAGTTTCAGACTACTTATGCTATGGTTTCAGATGAGGCTTTTGTTTTAGATGGAGAGTTTTTACACATGCGTTGTAGTGCTCATATCATTAACTTGATAGTTAGAGATGGAATGGCTGAAATAGATCAGAATGTGGTGGCCATCCGTAATGCGATCTCCTACGTTAGATCACACACTAACAGATTGAGGTCTTTTGAGCTGAAAGTTGATGCCGGTAAGATTACAAGAGGAAGCTTGCCATTGGATGTGAAGACAAGGTGGAATTCAACCTATCTAATGTTGACAACAGCTCAGAAGTTCAAGGTGGCTTTCAATAGGATGGAGACAGAAGACAAGCTCTACAATGATCACTTCTATGAGCTTGATAATGGAGTCAAAAGGACAGGACCTCCTCAGCCAAGGGATTGGAATGCGGTTGATAAGCTGTGTCGGTTTCTCATGATTTTCTACAACTCGACGTTGGTGGTTTCAGCTTCAACTTCACTCAACTCGCATAAGTGCTATGGTGAGATAGTGACTATCGCGACCAATCTCAGAAGTCTCTCTACCAGCCATGATCCTGATTTGAAGTCAAAGGCAACAGAGATGCTGAAGAAGTTTGACAAATACTGGGATGGTGTGAAGAACATTAACAAGATGTTAATTGTGGCTACTGTGTTCGATCCAAACAATAAGTTGGAGCTTGCAAAGATGTGTTTTGAGGAGTTATATGGGCTGAATAGCATTGAGTATAATGACATGTTGGAGTCGTTGATCACTCTGTTGAGAAGTTTGTACAAGGAGTACAGTGCAAGACATGGAGGCGGTTTACATCCAAATGATCAGGCATCTCAGTCATCCGAGCAAGTTCAGAATCAGAGTAGGAACCAGAGTATTGAGAGGATGTAG
- the LOC106446987 gene encoding choline-phosphate cytidylyltransferase 2, with the protein MAINGDDKVSGEETASSNRPVRVYADGIYDLFHFGHARAIEQAKKSFPNTYLLVGCCNDEITNKFKGKTVMTESERYESLRHCKWVDEVIPDAPWVLTTEFLDKHQIDYVAHDALPYADASGAGNDVYEFVKSIGKFKETKRTEGISTSDIIMRIVKDYNQYVLRNLDRGYSREELGVSFVKEKRLRVNVKLKKLQEKVKEQQEKIQTVAKTAGMHRNEWVENADRWVAGFLEMFEEGCHKMGTAIRDGIQQRLLRQESEDAEDDESEEISDEDEVAEGDENYHVRKVS; encoded by the exons ATGGCCATTAACGGTGACGATAAGGTTTCAGGAGAAGAAACAGCTTCGTCGAACCGGCCGGTTAGAGTCTACGCCGATGGAATCTATGATTTGTTCCACTTCGGTCACGCTCGCGCCATCGAACAAGCCAAGAAATC GTTTCCGAACACGTATCTGCTCGTAGGATGTTGTAACGACGAGATCACAAACAAATTCAAAGGAAAGACCGTGATGACAGAGTCCGAACGCTATGAATCTCTCCGACATTGCAA GTGGGTCGATGAAGTGATTCCAGATGCACCATGGGTTCTCACCACCGAGTTTCTCGATAAGCATCAGATCGACTACGTAGCTCATGATGCTCTTCC ATATGCGGATGCTAGTGGAGCTGGAAACGATGTCTATGAGTTT GTAAAGTCGATTGGGAAGTTTAAAGAAACTAAACGAACAGAGGGGATATCGACATCAGATATAATCATGAGAATTGTGAAAGATTATAATCAGTATGTGTTGCGTAACTTGGACCGAGGATATTCCAGAGAAGAGCTCGGTGTCAGCTTTGTTAAG GAGAAGAGGCTTAGAGTGAACGTGAAACTGAAGAAACTacaagagaaagtgaaagaacaACAAGAAAAG ATACAAACCGTAGCAAAAACTGCTGGGATGCACCGCAATGAGTGGGTTGAAAATGCTGATCGTTGGGTTGCTGGGTTTCTTGAAATGTTTGAGGAAGGTTGTCATAAAATG GGAACAGCCATCAGAGATGGGATCCAGCAACGGCTACTGAGGCAGGAATCAGAAGATGCCGAGGATGATGAGAGCGAAGAAATTTCTGATGAGGATGAGGTTGCAGAAGGGGATGAAAACTATCATGTCAGGAAGGTTTCTTAA
- the LOC106376409 gene encoding VQ motif-containing protein 22-like → MANPNNDWSQFYNKQTFFPTTSTTTTTASTSADSSVNPESRRVSKPTRRRSRASRRTPTTLLNTDTANFRAMVQQFTGGPSAMAFGSPSSGFSLTSSGPTAGASSVGYQYANFQNQVAHHEVLQQQRQYMVSSSNHVSTHLSYPNTVVSDGFLAMDESRDGGRGGGGYAPSSEMNSNTTTSWLQ, encoded by the coding sequence ATGGCCAACCCCAACAACGACTGGTCTCAATTCTACAACAAACAAACCTTCTTCCCCACCACAAGCACCACCACGACCACCGCTTCCACGTCAGCTGATTCTTCCGTTAACCCTGAAAGCCGCCGTGTTTCAAAGCCAACTCGTCGGAGGTCTAGAGCCTCCCGCCGTACACCCACTACACTTCTCAACACCGACACAGCCAACTTCAGAGCCATGGTCCAACAATTCACCGGCGGTCCATCCGCCATGGCTTTCGGTTCACCGTCATCTGGTTTTAGCCTCACCTCGTCGGGACCCACAGCCGGAGCTTCTTCGGTCGGCTATCAGTACGCTAATTTCCAGAACCAAGTTGCTCATCACGAAGTATTGCAACAACAACGACAGTACATGGTCTCGTCATCAAACCACGTGAGTACTCATCTTAGCTATCCTAACACAGTGGTTTCCGATGGTTTTCTGGCTATGGATGAAAGTAGAgacggtggaagaggaggaggaggctatGCTCCATCATCGGAGATGAATAGCAATACTACTACTTCATGGTTGCAATGA
- the LOC125606853 gene encoding uncharacterized protein LOC125606853 has translation MKESVGEDVWLELRESAVGMIIKLKELEYTWSAKHVHYFLVNQLAIQYSHEVWSLIEDQSLRFSLYEFEDITGLNCDPFEMQEQWDVAHEDFWVEMKVPISEGPKLNELQALFPIIRNWPREKRVMVGLLCLLSIGIFGISSNSRIPLHLAKRVMDPAAFQRHPWGRVAFTRLVDSIKVVTYEEKRSYTLHGCVHALLIWIYESVPGLGEIYGHRIEEAEVPHLSWHGSCQRINFPNFCAQEKKKYQKIRVRHMIVKAMEDRYPKWGEDKPPDDLDNMIVDILNDQLNDKFWDVVPLTKCQKRKTQVSAPSVPERVDTSPSTKRRKEKETAPEMVCITCY, from the exons ATGAAAGAGTCTGTCGGCGAAGACGTTTGGCTTGAGTTAAGAGAATCAGCTGTAGGCATGATTATCAAgctgaaggagttggagtacacTTGGTCTGCAAAACATGTTCATTATTTTCTGGTGAATCAATTGGCGATTCAGTACAGTCATGAAGTTTGGTCTTTGATAGAAGACCAGTCATTGAGGTTCTCTCTGTATGAGTTTGAAGATATTACAGGGTTAAATTGTGATCCCTTTGAAATGCAAGAACAATGGGATGTGGCTCATGAAGACTTTTGGGTGGAGATGAAAGTTCCAATTTCTGAAGGACCCAAGTTGAATGAACTTCAAGCCCTTTTTCCGATCATCAGAAATTGGCCTAGAGAGAAGCGTGTAATGGTTGGTTTGTtgtgtctactatccattggCATATTTGGCATTTCAAGCAATAGTAGAATACCTCTGCATTTGGCGAAAAGGGTGATGGATCCAGCAGCTTTCCAGCGCCATCCATGGGGTCGTGTGGCATTTACCAGGCTTGTGGATTCTATTAAAGTGGTGACATACGAAGAAAAGAGGAGTTACACACTACATGGTTGTGTTCATGCATTGCTTATTTGGATATACGAGTCTGTGCCAGGTTTAGGAGAGATATATGGGCATCGGATAGAGGAAGCTGAGGTTCCGCATCTGTCATGGCATGGTTCTTGTCAGCGTATCAACTTCCCAAACTTCTGtgcacaagaaaagaaaaaatatcagAAG ATTCGTGTAAGGCATATGATTGTAAAGGCAATGGAGGATAGATATCCGAAATGGGGCGAAGATAAACCGCCTGATGATTTGGATAACATGATAGTTGACATCCTTAATGATCAGCTAAACGACAAGTTTTGGGATGTAGTGCCACTTACCAAGTGCCAGAAGAGAAAAACTCAAGTCAGTGCACCTAGTGTTCCCGAAAGAGTGGATACGAGCCCCTCCACAAAACGAAGGAAGGAGAAAGAAACTGCACCAGAAATGGTATGTATCACATGTTATTGA